In Rhipicephalus microplus isolate Deutch F79 chromosome 7, USDA_Rmic, whole genome shotgun sequence, one genomic interval encodes:
- the LOC142767587 gene encoding uncharacterized protein LOC142767587: MTTRQQKIPSHRHRCISATMRCSLFLCVLLWSCLTPVYTRTTCCPKECKPYEVHEHCSDGIKKEFYCPNNKKTESCTVGFDDCVCNTGEYRRKDGLCVQYRYCEGLDGDVEGK; encoded by the exons ATGACGACTCGACAGCAGAAAATTCCTTCGCATCGCCATAG ATGCATATCCGCAACAATGAGATGCAGCCTTTTCTTATGTGTGCTGCTATGGAGCTGTCTTACTCCCGTGTACACGCGTACAACTTGTTGCCCGAAAG AGTGCAAGCCTTATGAAGTTCACGAGCACTGCTCCGATGGCATCAAAAAGGAGTTTTACTgcccaaataataaaaaaactgagAGTTGCACCGTAGGATTTGATGATTGCGTCTGCAATACTGGAGAGTATCGCCGTAAAGATGGTCTTTGCGTGCAATACAGATATTGCG